A region of the Plasmodium cynomolgi strain B DNA, scaffold: 1418, whole genome shotgun sequence genome:
ttctacAATAcgtattttgaaaatatcatTTATCAATTCATCAGAAAGCTTCCATTtcttattttcaaaatataaccaaTTGTTTAAATAACCACAgaatttcataaaattattaaaatctTCAGATTTATTAATATCTTTAATATCATAATTTccattaaatttatatgaaaccaaattttttataagttttTTACAGAAATCATTGTGCTTTTCTGGGTTTTCAGTTGATTGCGTTGGAACATCATTgcataaatattcataagaTTGTATAATTGTATCATCAATGTCAggttcattaaattttatatacatattccATAATTCATCTAAAAAGGGATACTAAtgataatatgtataaacaattatttgaatgatattatatttattatacttCAAGAATGGTATCTAGCAATAATAAACTccttataaataaataattgatgaatattaaataat
Encoded here:
- a CDS encoding hypothetical protein (putative); protein product: MSEYNSNLEFWRNKVEFYYLIFINYLFIRSLLLLDTILEYPFLDELWNMYIKFNEPDIDDTIIQSYEYLCNDVPTQSTENPEKHNDFCKKLIKNLVSYKFNGNYDIKDINKSEDFNNFMKFCGYLNNWLYFENKKWKLSDELINDIFKIRIVENGKVRLICPYFRIDKDYITNENLIDLYVFSNNIEIIMNIYAKEIEKDDCIFKQFILNCILIYKSTCGNFENITQLKPSDDYVKCLNFKKFLSKLTEIKTKYGYMPTLNSKDIDKFLS